The Bernardetia sp. ABR2-2B DNA window TCCTAGTTCCTAACTCCTCTCTTTGCTCATCATTCAAATAGATTCGTTCCCAGTTTTTTTGATTACTTTTTTGCCTATCTGTTGGCTCTGGTCGCTCATAAGATTTTAAATCCTTTTTTCTGTTGAATGGCTCATTGATATAATTACCATAATTCCCTCCATTTTCTTCTTTGTCATACCTACCAATAAAATCAGTTGATTTTTCTGAATCTTTGCTATTACTATTTTCTTTGTTATTATACTTTGAAAAATCAGAAAAGAAAGTTTCTGGTTCTTCTTCATTATTCTCATCTACACTATCACCTTCACTTTGATTTTTAGAGTAATTTGAAGGGTTTAAAAAATTTGCATCTGTATCAAAGTCTAAAGGCGAAACTACTTGAGAAACTCCTAAAGCTTGTTTTACAGCTGATTGCACGACAACGTAAACCGTTCTTTCATCATCAAATTTTATTTCAGTTTTGGTAGGATGAACGTTTATATCAATTTTTTTTGGGTCAATTTCTATAAACAAAACATAAAAAGGATGAGCGTCTTTTGGCAAAAGTCCTTCATAAGCCGTCATGACAGCATGATGCAAATAACCACTTTTTATGAATCGATTATTAACAAAAAAATACTGATTTCCTTTTGTTTTTTTGGCAGCTTGTGGTTTGCCTACATACCCCAGAAGTTTGATAGTTTCTACATCTTCTTGACAGGTCAGAAGATTTGATTGATAGCTTTTTCCAAACATTGCCACAATTCGTCTTGCTAATTTTCCTTCTTTTAGATTATAAACTTCCTGTCCATTGTGGTTCATAGAAAAATTTATGTGAGGATTTGCCAACGCCACACGCTCAAACTCATGTGTAATATGACGAAGCTCAACGGAATTAGATTTTAAGAATTTTCGACGTGCTGGTGTATTAAAAAATAAGTTCTTGACAGCCAAAGATGTTCCTTTTTGTGTCGCTGTTGGCTCGTGTTTTTTCACTTCCGAACCTTCAATATAAATCATCGTTCCTACTTCTTGGTCTTCTTGTTTTGTGCGAAGTTCTACCTGCGAAACGGCTGCAATAGAAGCCATTGCCTCTCCTCTAAAACCAAACGTTCGTATATTATACAAATCATCTGGCGTAATTATTTTTGAAGTTGCATGTCTTTCAAAACACATTCTAGCATCTGTTTCAGACATTCCTTTTCCATTATCGATTACTTGAATGAGAGCCTTTCCTGCATCTTGCAAAACCAGTTCGATAGTTGTCGCTTCTGCATCAACAGAATTTTCTAGCATTTCTTTTACCACCGAAGCAGGTCTTTGAACAACTTCTCCAGCAGCAATTTGATTGGCAAGAGATTCGGGAAGCAAATGAATAATATCTAGCATAAATTTATTTATTGTTTCAGAAACTGGCTTTGTTTTTTCTACTTATTCAAAGTTCGATAAATTTGAACAAGGATACAAATAATATTCTTTTGTGTAGAATTTTATAATTATTGGTCTCGTTTCACTGAAACATGAATAAAGACAAGTTTGTTTTGCAATAAATTAAATTTGAAAATTCCTAAAACTTATTGGTTGTAAAACTGAAAACAACTGATTATTCATTCATAGTTTTCTATTCCTTAGCTATATTTACCATCACTTTAAAAGTAAAAGTTTATCATAAATCAAATACTTACCCCCTTTTTCATGAAAAAAGATGCTTTATACTTCCTTATCTCAATTTTCTTTTTTGTGTCTTGCAATCCAAAACCAAAGCCTTTTCCAGCTCAAGGATTAAATAATCTAGCTGATTCAATGGAGTTTGTCTTGAAAAAAAATCAATTTTATATAGAAGAACCTAAATCTGGGGAATGGCTAGAACGAAATAAAGAAAGAGGACAGACATTTACAGAGTATTGGAATAAAAATACGAACATTCCACCTGTACGAACAACAGAAAAAAGAAAGAAAATCTATATTCAACTTTATGGAGACTTTGATAAAACACAGCTCCGTTTGATGGATTCGGTAGAGCAGTTCTTATCTATTTTTTATGAATTACCTATCGAAAGATTAGAACAAAAAAGTCTGGATTCTACAAATTTAGACACTACAAATTGGCGAGTTCATACAAGAAATGGTTTTCAAGTAAAGACAGGCTTTATATTAGATTCTTTAGAAAAAAATCTTCCTAATGATGGTGTTTTGTTAGTCAGTTTTACAACAACTGATTTATATCCAAACAAGAAATGGAGTTTTGTTTTCGGACAAGCAAGATTACACAACCGAGTAGGAGTTTGGTCGATGGCACGTTTTGGAGATAAAAAAGCAATGAAAGATGATATTGATAGTTTTAATTTGGCTTTGGAGCGAACATGCAAAACGGCAGTACATGAAATTGGACATATTTTTTCACTTCAACATTGTATTTTTTATCGTTGTGCGATGCAGGGCGCAAATAGCTTGAAGGAAATAGATGGACACCCTTCTTACTTTTGTCCTGTTTGTGATGCCAAAATTATCTCAAACCTAAATCTTCCTTTATCAAAACGATATGAAAATCTAGCTACTTTTTGGAAAAACCAACAGCAGCTAGAAACTAGTTATTATTACAGAAAATCAGCTATACAAATAAAAAGATTAGAACCTTATGAAAATTCTTCCTCTATTACCAAGTAAACATCACATCTTGAATAAATTAAGAATAACATTTTTGATAAAAAACCTGTTCTTCTACAGATAGAAAATAATATTTCACATCAACTAAGAACAAAAATATGATACGAACAGGCACAGAAGTAAAATGGAACTGGGCAGATGGAACAGCAAAAGGAAAAGTCATCGAAACATCAACTGAAAAAACAGTAAAGACGATAAAAGGGCAAAAAGTAGTCAGACATGGAGAAGAAGAAAACAAAGCCCTTTATATCGAACAAGACGACGGCACGAAAGTATTGAAACTTGAAAGTGAAGTTGAAAGAGATGATTAGTAACTACTCATTTTTTCCAATGTGTAATGAATCAAATTATTAACTTCTTCTTGTGGGTTTTCAGAAAACTGATGTGTAATTCGATTAGCAAGAATAGCATTGAGTGAAAGCATTTTGTGTCCTAAAAGTCTTCCCATTGCATAATAACCTGCCGTTTCCATTTCCATATTGGTAAGAGGAAAATCTTCAATTTTATTTCTAATTTTATCTAAATAATTGTCTGTCTTGGGTTTTAATCTTACTTCACGTCCTTGTGGAGCATAAAACCCAGGGCAAGTAAGTGTGTTTCCTTTTATCATTTTTCCACCTTCTGTAAAATGACTTACTAAGTCTTCATTGGCAGAAACTATATAAGGATTAAAATCAACCTTTGCATTTTCTTTAATTCTTTGGGAAAACTCTTGTTCTCTTTGACTTTGTTCTAATCTATAAAACTGCATTAGTGTATCCATTCCGACTGCATTTTGAGAAGCTAAGAGTGTTCCTACAGGAATACTTTCTTGAATAGAACCCGAAGTACCAACTCTGATAATAGTAAGTGAAGTCAGTTTTTCTTTTACTTTTCGTGTCTTGAAATCAACATTGACAAGCGCATCTAATTCGGTCATCAGAACTTCTACATTATCCGTTCCCATTCCTGTCGAAATTACAGAAATTCGTTTTCCTTTATACGTTCCTGTGTGCGTAATAAATTCTCTTTTGTGAATTTTATGTTCTATTGTATCAAAAAATTGACTTACAGAAGGCACACGCTCTGGGTCACCAACCGTAATAATTGTATCTGCTAATTGAGAAGGTTGTAGATTGAGATGATAAATAGAGTTATCAGAGTTGATGATAAGTTCGGAAGATGGAATCATAGATATTTTTTGTGTTTGTTGTTTAATTTGGAAAGCTAAAAATACTCATTTATAACAAAAGAGCATAAAAAAGCCTTATCATTTTCAGAAAAGGCTTTTGGTAAAACAAAGAATACATTTTCTTTATTCTTTCATAATAATACTTTTGATAAGTTTAGTAATCGTATTTTCTGCTGTCAAATCTACATAAAACATATCTTCTTTCTTTTTTTCTTCTTCAATTTTTGGAGTTTTGAGAAGTGAGTTTTTGGCAATTGCTTTTGCACACGGATTATCAGAAAACACAATATCTAGCGTATCTTTTTTAGTTTTTAATCGCATTGCATATTTCGGCATCATCATACATTTTTTTTCTACATCAGAAATGTAGTTTGTAGTGTCCAAAAGTGCATTTTTCAAGCTATCTAATTGCGCTGATGAAGTAAAAACTTTTTCATAAACTTCGTAATCACAAAGATACGTTTTGCTAGAATCTTGTTCTACTGGATTTATAGGTGTTTCTTTCACTAAGAACAGCTCTATATCTTCTGAATTTTTTATGATTTTGTGCATAGCTTGTAATTCTTTTTCTTTACAACTGCTTAGAATAAATAAAGATAATCCGAAAGTAAAAATGGCTATATAAAAAAACGATTTTTGAGTAAAATTCATAAATGCTAAATTTAGTTTTGGAGTAATTATCTTTTACTGATTTTGGTATAAAAAACTGGATTTTGAGTAGTACAGTTTCTACAACCTGTATCTGTTTTATTTACTGTATTAGCATGAGATTTTTTCAAAATGTTTTCCCAAGAAGGCTCTTGTGTTTTGAGATAACTAATTTCTTCATGAAAAGCTTGTAAAAAACTTAGTGTAAAGAAACCACCATTAACGCTATTAGACCACGAAACCTGTCCTGCACTAGACGA harbors:
- the mutL gene encoding DNA mismatch repair endonuclease MutL, which translates into the protein MLDIIHLLPESLANQIAAGEVVQRPASVVKEMLENSVDAEATTIELVLQDAGKALIQVIDNGKGMSETDARMCFERHATSKIITPDDLYNIRTFGFRGEAMASIAAVSQVELRTKQEDQEVGTMIYIEGSEVKKHEPTATQKGTSLAVKNLFFNTPARRKFLKSNSVELRHITHEFERVALANPHINFSMNHNGQEVYNLKEGKLARRIVAMFGKSYQSNLLTCQEDVETIKLLGYVGKPQAAKKTKGNQYFFVNNRFIKSGYLHHAVMTAYEGLLPKDAHPFYVLFIEIDPKKIDINVHPTKTEIKFDDERTVYVVVQSAVKQALGVSQVVSPLDFDTDANFLNPSNYSKNQSEGDSVDENNEEEPETFFSDFSKYNNKENSNSKDSEKSTDFIGRYDKEENGGNYGNYINEPFNRKKDLKSYERPEPTDRQKSNQKNWERIYLNDEQREELGTRNWELGENETPNSQLPTPQTFRSSANNLSKSELEAEIKSSKLNLSTSDKRHVFWVAGRFVASPTKSGMILIDATAAHERILYERYEQRISKSTNNTATSQQILFPPTLTFSVVDYQLLKEVLPELKKLGFSIEIDEKLEQNQQVRLIGLPADLLKEKGESILEALLEQFKYNQNTIKIPKRENILRAFAKRASIQAKNYFSTEEMQSLIDELFACQQPNYTPDGKKIFMLLDTEMIEQLFL
- a CDS encoding archaemetzincin; protein product: MKKDALYFLISIFFFVSCNPKPKPFPAQGLNNLADSMEFVLKKNQFYIEEPKSGEWLERNKERGQTFTEYWNKNTNIPPVRTTEKRKKIYIQLYGDFDKTQLRLMDSVEQFLSIFYELPIERLEQKSLDSTNLDTTNWRVHTRNGFQVKTGFILDSLEKNLPNDGVLLVSFTTTDLYPNKKWSFVFGQARLHNRVGVWSMARFGDKKAMKDDIDSFNLALERTCKTAVHEIGHIFSLQHCIFYRCAMQGANSLKEIDGHPSYFCPVCDAKIISNLNLPLSKRYENLATFWKNQQQLETSYYYRKSAIQIKRLEPYENSSSITK
- a CDS encoding DUF2945 domain-containing protein, which translates into the protein MIRTGTEVKWNWADGTAKGKVIETSTEKTVKTIKGQKVVRHGEEENKALYIEQDDGTKVLKLESEVERDD
- a CDS encoding nucleoside phosphorylase; this encodes MIPSSELIINSDNSIYHLNLQPSQLADTIITVGDPERVPSVSQFFDTIEHKIHKREFITHTGTYKGKRISVISTGMGTDNVEVLMTELDALVNVDFKTRKVKEKLTSLTIIRVGTSGSIQESIPVGTLLASQNAVGMDTLMQFYRLEQSQREQEFSQRIKENAKVDFNPYIVSANEDLVSHFTEGGKMIKGNTLTCPGFYAPQGREVRLKPKTDNYLDKIRNKIEDFPLTNMEMETAGYYAMGRLLGHKMLSLNAILANRITHQFSENPQEEVNNLIHYTLEKMSSY